The sequence CTATTCAAGGCAAAAGACAAAATCCTGGTCGGGTTATCCGCGGGACCGGACTCGGTTTGCCTCGCATATCTGTTTCATGATCTGCGGGAGCGGTTATCCCTGGATTTGCATTTGGCTCATGTCAACTACAAACTACGTGGAGAGGATTCCGATCTGGATGAAAAGTTCTGCCGTGAATTGGCCGATAGGCTCGGTTTACCTGTTCATGTTCACCGAGAGGATCTGAATTCTTACAAGACAGAAGCCGGTAACCTTCAGGCTGAGGCTCGACGTGTCCGGATGAAGTTCTTCTATGAACTGCTGTATGAATATGAACTGGACAAGATTGCGCTGGGTCATACCGAGGACGATCAAGTAGAGACGGTGCTCGGTAACCTGATTCGTGGCTGTGGACTGTCCGGTCTGGGGGGAATCAAAAAGCGCGATGGTGTAGTCGTGAGGCCGCTTCTATCCACGCCAAAGTCTGCTATACTCGAGTTTCTCGAAAAGAATGGTCTTGAATATCGTCTCGACCGCACCAACCATGGTCTGGATTATACCCGCAATCGGCTTCGCAACAAGATTTTACCTTTACTTCGAGAAGATGTTAATCCGCGAATTGAATCGGCTGTATTGCGGTTGGCGGAGATAGCGCAGATGAGCGATGATTACCTCCGGTCAAAAACCGCAGATTCCATTTCACAATTGGTAACATCCAGCTTCCAGGGCAGTTTCTTAGTCGACCTGGCGGGACTTACGGACCTGCATGAAATCGAAAGATATTACCTGATCGCTGAATTATACCGCAGGCTGTGTTCTGGCGAACGGAATCAATCCGGGTTCGAGATGATCAAAAAAGCGGTAGACCTGACTTCTGCTGAGACTGGCAAACGTTCGGATCTCGGCTGTGGGATTTCGATTGAGAAAGGGGACGACTGCCTGGTGGTGTTTAAGTCCTGTGGTGAATTACCAGAGAGAGCAGTTGATATTCCGGGTGTTACGGATCTGCCGGAATATAATATCAGGTTGTATTCTGAACAGTATTCGATCGAGGAAACACCTCGCAACGATCATGGCCGGATGGGGGCGATCCTCGACTTTGACAAACTGCGCGGTTCCGTTTATATTCGGCAGTACCGTGAGGGCGACAGGTTTCGACCGCTGGGTTTGTCCGGATCAAAGAAGCTTGGAGATTTCTTTACCGACCGCAAATTCCCGAGCGCGCTCAGAAGAGAGGTTCCGCTTCTGGTTTCCGATGACAGGATCGCCTGGGTTGTCGGGCAGGAGATCTCAGAGACCTTCAAGCTGGATTCTCAATCGCGTCAAATAGTGAAACTTTGGGTGACCAATTTTGTTAAGAAAGTCGAGTGAATCTGAAGATTTGATTGAACTAATCAGCAAAGGGGAAATCCAAAAGCGGGTTAATGATCTGGCTCACGAAATCGATTCTGATTATTCGTCGAAAACGCCTGTGCTGGTGGGGATACTTAAGGGGGCATTTGTTTTTCTGGCCGATCTCTCACGCAGTCTCACGATCGAACATGAAATCGATTTTATGACCGTCTCAAGTTACAGTGATAAAAGTGATATGCCTGAGGAATTGGAACTGCTTTACGGTCTCCAACGGGAGATTAAGGGCGAAGATGTCTTAATTGTCGAAGATATTGTTGACACAGGCCGAACTCTGAGGTATATCTATCAATGTTTGCGGGACCGGGAACCAGCTTCGCTTGCGATCGTAACACTTTTGGATAAACGTGAACGACGTGAAGTCGATATTGATATTAGGTACCGCGGATTTGAAATTGCGGATCATTTCGTGTTCGGCTATGGTCTCGATCAGGCGGAACGTTTTCGAGGTCTGCCGTATATAGCATATAAAGATGAGGAAAAAAGGATTTGAGCAGTTTTTATAAAAATTCGGAGCCGGAGCATAAGCCTCCCGATCCGCGTGGAAAGAAAAAGGTCCCCGGCGGTCCGGGTCGTGATGAGTTCAACTGGAAGAAATCAGGTCGAACCCTGATCTTCTGGGTGATCATAATCATTGTATTTATTTTCGCTTTCAACAGGCTTTCGCCCAGTGGCGGGGATGTGGCCGACCTGGATTACTCCGATTATATCAAGCAACTTAACAATGGGAATATACTTGAAGTAGTAGTTTCCGAACGCAATGTCGAGGGCAAGTTCCGTCAGCCTTACAGTGGGACCTACAACGGTGTAACGCAGGATTTCAAGAAATTCAAGACCGTCCTGCCGCTATTGACCCAGGATGAAGTTGACCGTTTGATTACACAGGATGTCGAGGTCAAGGCTCGTATCGACGACTGGGGCTGGATAACTTTCTTAATCGGCATGGTGCCCTGGTTGCTCCTGATTCTGTTTTTCTTTTTCATGATGAGGCAGATGCAGTCGGGCGGTCCGAAAGGGCTGTTCTCGTTCGGAAAAAGCCGGGCCAAGCTGGCCTCCGATACCGGTCCGAAGGTTACCTTTGCGGATGTGGCCGGGTGCGAGGAAGCCAAGGAAGAATTGCGTGAAATAATTGAATTTCTCAAAGAGCCCGGCAAGTTCCAGAAGCTCGGGGGTAAGATTCCCAAAGGAGCCCTGCTTCTGGGAGCACCTGGAATCGGCAAGACGCTTTTGGCTCGTGCCGTGGCGGGCGAGGCGGGAGTGCCGTTTTTCTCCATGTCCGGTTCTGATTTCGTGGAGATGTTTGTAGGTGTGGGTGCCTCAAGGGTACGCGACCTGTTTGAACAGGGTAAGAAGAACGCTCCCTGTATCATATTTATCGACGAGATCGACGCGGTTGGCCGACATCGCGGAGCCGGACTGGGCGGTGGCCACGATGAGCGTGAGCAGACCCTCAACCAGCTTCTGGTGGAAATGGACGGATTCGATTCCAACGAGGGTGTGATCCTGATTGCGGCCACCAACCGACCCGATGTGCTCGATCCGGCATTGTTGCGCCCGGGAAGGTTCGACCGCCGGATCGTTGTGGATCAGCCCGATGTGAATGGCCGGGAAGGCATTTTCGAGGTTCATGCCCGCAAGATCAACCTGGCTGATGATGTCGACCTCAAGGTCCTGGCGCGCGCTACACCCGGATTGTCGGGTGCGGATATCGCCAATATCGTTAACGAGGCAGCGCTTCTGGCGGCTCGTCGAAATCACGACAAGGTCCTGATGGAAGATTTCGATGATGCCAAGGACAAGGTTATCCTCGGCACCGAGCGCCGATCGCTGGTGATCAATGAGGAAGAGAAAAAGCATACCGCTTACCATGAAGCCGGTCATGCCCTGATCGGAAAGCTTCTACCCAAAGCCGACCCGGTCTATAAAGTCACGATTATCCCGCGCGGAATGTCTTTGGGGCAGACCTCCTCGCTTCCTGTCGATGAGCGCAGGACATACAGCAAAGATTACCTGGAAAGCATGCTGGTGCGTTTTATGGGTGGTCGAGTTGCCGAGAAACTGGTCTTCGATCATCTTTCAACAGGTGCTGGAAATGACCTGGAGCGGGCTACCGACCTGGCACGCAAGATGGTCTGCGACTGGGGAATGTCGGATAAACTTGGGGCTTTGACTTTCGGCCAGAAAAAGGACGAGGTCTTTCTCGGCAAGGAACTCTCCCGTCAGCGCAACTATTCCGAAGAAACTGCGCGCCTGATTGATTCAGAAATCAGGCAGATCATCGATCAGGCCGAACAAACCGCTGAAAAACTGTTAAGCGAAAACAAAGAAATCCTCGACAGGATTGCGCTTGAGCTTCTGGAAAAGGAACTTCTCGATGCGGCTGACCTGGAGCGGATCATCCGGGGCGAAGACACCGAGGAAGTCACCGAATCATCACCCTCCCCCAAGGCGTAACGAATCGATGGCAAGAGATCTTACCCCGCTCAGGATAGGTGACTCTGAATTTGATTTTTCCCGCGCCTACCTGATGGGGATTCTAAATGTAACACCTGATTCTTTTTCTGATGGGGGCCATTTTGATAGCCTCGATAAAGCCCGGCGTCATGCGGTTCAGATGGTCAATGAGGGTGCAGATTTAATAGATATTGGCGGTGAGTCGACCCGTCCGGGCTCAGAATCGGTTTCGGCCGAGGTTGAACTCGAGCGCGTCATTCCCGTTATTGAAGCGCTCAGAAGCGAAATTGATATTCCACTTTCGATCGATACCTGCAAGGCTGAAGTTGCCAGGTCAGCGGTTTCAGCGGGAGCTTCGCTGATCAACGATGTGACCGGATTGCAGGGAGATCCGGAGATGGTCGAGGTAGCACTAAAACACGACGTTCCTGTTGTGGTGATGCACATTAAAGGCAAACCCCGCACGATGCAGAAAAATCCTGTTTACGACGACCTGATAGGCGAAATCAAGGCCTACTTTACAAATAGTATTGACCTTGCCGAGCGAGCCGGGCTCAAGCGCGAAAGGCTGATCCTCGATCCCGGTATTGGTTTCGGTAAAACCTATGACCACAATTTCAGGATTATAAATAATCTTTGGGAATTCAAGGATTTCGGCTTGCCGCTTTTGGCAGGAGCTTCGCGCAAGCGTTTTCTGTCCGACAACGACCGTTATCCGGTTGATCAGAGAGTTGAGCAATCCCTGACTGTGGCGGCGATGGCTGTGGCCGGTGGAGCCAATTTCGTCCGGGTGCACGATGTAGCTCCAACTAAAAAAGCGCTCTGGACGGTCGAAAAGATAATCAGGGTTTGAAAAATTTCTGCAGAGCAATCATCTGCTTGCTCATTTCGATAAAATATAATATCTTACTATCCTGTTGTTTCTGAGGATAATATGGAGATTTTCAGCTACCAGTTTCTGAAATTCACTATCATCGACTTTCTCGATATCTGTATCGTGGGTTTTATCGTGTACAAGCTTTTAGAGCTTGTCAAGGGAACCCGTTCAGCCCAGATACTGATCGGGCTGGTAATCATCTTTATCGTCGCTTTTTTGGCTTACTGGTTCCAGCTCGATGGCTTGACCTGGCTTTTTTCCAATTTGGCCACGGTCGGTTTTATTGTCCTTGTGGTGGTTTTTCAGCCGGAGATCCGCGGTGGGCTGGCCCAGATCGGCCATACCCGTTTCATGCGGCGCTTTATAAAAAGCAAAGACGAAACCGCGCTGGAAGAAATCGTACGCGGGGCGATTCGTCTCTCCGAACTCCGTTACGGAGGATTGATCGTGATCGAGCGTCAGGTCGGACTCAAGAACATCATCAAAACCGGACGCGCGGTCAATGCCGATGTCTCGGCAGATTTGATAACAACAGTGTTTACACCCTATACCCCCCTGCATGACGGCGCAATGGTAGTGCGCAACGAGAAAGTGATTGCGGCCGCCTGTATGCTCCCGATGACACAGAATCCGCGTTATGCAGACCTGTTTGGAATGCGTCACAAGGCGGCGATCGGTGTCAGCGAAGAATCCGATGCGGTCTGTCTGGTGATCTCGGAAGAGACCGGAGCGATTTCACTTACAGTCGAGGGCAGGTTTAAACGCGACCTCGAGAAACTAACTCTGAGGGAAAGCCTCACGGAAGTTTTGAATAATTCCTGAAATGTTTATCGACCTGGTTGAAATCGAAGTCGAGAGCGGTGCCGGCGGACCCGGCGCAGTCTCATTCAGGCGCGAAAAATTCCTGCCCAAGGGCGGGCCTGATGGTGGCGACGGTGGTAATGGAGGATCAGTCTACCTGGTCGTCGATGCGAACCTGAACACGCTGATGGACCTCAAGTATCGCAAAAAATACAAGGCAGAAAAAGGTGGCTTTGGTAAGGGGCGCAAGCGCAGTGGAGCCAAAGGTGAGGATGTCTATGTTCGCGTGCCTCCCGGAACTATTGTTTACGATGCTGAGACCGAGGAAGTGCTGGCTGACCTGGTCGACGACAATGAAACCTACCTGGCGGCCAGAGGCGGGCAGGGTGGCAGAGGCAACGACCATTTCAAATCGCCCACTAACCAGGCTCCTCGTCGGGCAGATCCGGGTCGTCCCGGAGAAGAGAAAAGACTGCGCCTGGAGCTTCGTTTGATCGCCGACGTCGGACTGGTAGGATATCCCAACGCCGGTAAATCCAGCCTTTTGAAGACGCTCTCGAGAGCCAGGCCGAAAGTCGCCGAGTACCCGTTTACGACCCTGATCCCAAACATTGGTATTGTCGCAGTGGAGGAATACCGTTCGCTGAAAATGGCCGATATTCCTGGAATCATCGAAGGTGCCAGCCGTGGCAAGGGGCTCGGTCTTCAGTTTTTGAGACATATCGAACGTACTTCCATATTGCTCTATATGTTAGATGGTACCCGTCAGGATTTTATGCAGGATCTCCAGGCTCTGCACAACGAATTGCGGGAATATAACTGGAGACTCTTGTCAAAACCTGAACTGATTTGTATAAATAAAATCGATCTCTGGGATGATGAGACTCTTGAGCTTTGGAAGGCCGAACTGGACGGGGGTTACCTGTTTATCTCGGCCAAAGAAGAGATCAACCTGGATCAGGTTAAAGCTAAGCTGGCTGAGTTGATGGATAAAAAGGAAATAGACGATGATAAGCGACTCACGGAAGATTCGTGACTGGCTGAAACTTTACACAGTGCCTCATATAGGGATAATCGGGTGCCTGCGCTTGATCCGGCAATTTGGTTCACCGGCTGAAGTCTTCAAAGCGTCGAAAGATCAACTCCTGGCACTCGAAAATGTCGGACCGAAAGTAGTTGAAGCGATCGGCAGGGGCGGCGACGAGGCCCTCTGCGACCGGCAACAAAAACTGTTCGAGCAGGGGTCCTTCAAATTCATGACTGTTAGTTGTCCTG is a genomic window of Candidatus Zixiibacteriota bacterium containing:
- the tilS gene encoding tRNA lysidine(34) synthetase TilS; its protein translation is LFKAKDKILVGLSAGPDSVCLAYLFHDLRERLSLDLHLAHVNYKLRGEDSDLDEKFCRELADRLGLPVHVHREDLNSYKTEAGNLQAEARRVRMKFFYELLYEYELDKIALGHTEDDQVETVLGNLIRGCGLSGLGGIKKRDGVVVRPLLSTPKSAILEFLEKNGLEYRLDRTNHGLDYTRNRLRNKILPLLREDVNPRIESAVLRLAEIAQMSDDYLRSKTADSISQLVTSSFQGSFLVDLAGLTDLHEIERYYLIAELYRRLCSGERNQSGFEMIKKAVDLTSAETGKRSDLGCGISIEKGDDCLVVFKSCGELPERAVDIPGVTDLPEYNIRLYSEQYSIEETPRNDHGRMGAILDFDKLRGSVYIRQYREGDRFRPLGLSGSKKLGDFFTDRKFPSALRREVPLLVSDDRIAWVVGQEISETFKLDSQSRQIVKLWVTNFVKKVE
- the hpt gene encoding hypoxanthine phosphoribosyltransferase is translated as MIELISKGEIQKRVNDLAHEIDSDYSSKTPVLVGILKGAFVFLADLSRSLTIEHEIDFMTVSSYSDKSDMPEELELLYGLQREIKGEDVLIVEDIVDTGRTLRYIYQCLRDREPASLAIVTLLDKRERREVDIDIRYRGFEIADHFVFGYGLDQAERFRGLPYIAYKDEEKRI
- the hflB gene encoding ATP-dependent zinc metalloprotease FtsH; its protein translation is MIFWVIIIIVFIFAFNRLSPSGGDVADLDYSDYIKQLNNGNILEVVVSERNVEGKFRQPYSGTYNGVTQDFKKFKTVLPLLTQDEVDRLITQDVEVKARIDDWGWITFLIGMVPWLLLILFFFFMMRQMQSGGPKGLFSFGKSRAKLASDTGPKVTFADVAGCEEAKEELREIIEFLKEPGKFQKLGGKIPKGALLLGAPGIGKTLLARAVAGEAGVPFFSMSGSDFVEMFVGVGASRVRDLFEQGKKNAPCIIFIDEIDAVGRHRGAGLGGGHDEREQTLNQLLVEMDGFDSNEGVILIAATNRPDVLDPALLRPGRFDRRIVVDQPDVNGREGIFEVHARKINLADDVDLKVLARATPGLSGADIANIVNEAALLAARRNHDKVLMEDFDDAKDKVILGTERRSLVINEEEKKHTAYHEAGHALIGKLLPKADPVYKVTIIPRGMSLGQTSSLPVDERRTYSKDYLESMLVRFMGGRVAEKLVFDHLSTGAGNDLERATDLARKMVCDWGMSDKLGALTFGQKKDEVFLGKELSRQRNYSEETARLIDSEIRQIIDQAEQTAEKLLSENKEILDRIALELLEKELLDAADLERIIRGEDTEEVTESSPSPKA
- the folP gene encoding dihydropteroate synthase — its product is MARDLTPLRIGDSEFDFSRAYLMGILNVTPDSFSDGGHFDSLDKARRHAVQMVNEGADLIDIGGESTRPGSESVSAEVELERVIPVIEALRSEIDIPLSIDTCKAEVARSAVSAGASLINDVTGLQGDPEMVEVALKHDVPVVVMHIKGKPRTMQKNPVYDDLIGEIKAYFTNSIDLAERAGLKRERLILDPGIGFGKTYDHNFRIINNLWEFKDFGLPLLAGASRKRFLSDNDRYPVDQRVEQSLTVAAMAVAGGANFVRVHDVAPTKKALWTVEKIIRV
- a CDS encoding TIGR00159 family protein — encoded protein: MEIFSYQFLKFTIIDFLDICIVGFIVYKLLELVKGTRSAQILIGLVIIFIVAFLAYWFQLDGLTWLFSNLATVGFIVLVVVFQPEIRGGLAQIGHTRFMRRFIKSKDETALEEIVRGAIRLSELRYGGLIVIERQVGLKNIIKTGRAVNADVSADLITTVFTPYTPLHDGAMVVRNEKVIAAACMLPMTQNPRYADLFGMRHKAAIGVSEESDAVCLVISEETGAISLTVEGRFKRDLEKLTLRESLTEVLNNS
- the obgE gene encoding GTPase ObgE, producing the protein MFIDLVEIEVESGAGGPGAVSFRREKFLPKGGPDGGDGGNGGSVYLVVDANLNTLMDLKYRKKYKAEKGGFGKGRKRSGAKGEDVYVRVPPGTIVYDAETEEVLADLVDDNETYLAARGGQGGRGNDHFKSPTNQAPRRADPGRPGEEKRLRLELRLIADVGLVGYPNAGKSSLLKTLSRARPKVAEYPFTTLIPNIGIVAVEEYRSLKMADIPGIIEGASRGKGLGLQFLRHIERTSILLYMLDGTRQDFMQDLQALHNELREYNWRLLSKPELICINKIDLWDDETLELWKAELDGGYLFISAKEEINLDQVKAKLAELMDKKEIDDDKRLTEDS